CGATGTGCTCGCCGAGCGCAGCCAGCAGGTCAACACGCTGATCCTCAACGCCAACGATCTGCTCGCGATGCTGGTGCAACGGCGGCACGCCATCAGCGAACTGCTCGCGAACACCGCCGCGGTGGCCAGAAATCTCACCGGTCTCGTGGCCGACAACGAGGCGGAACTCGCACCGACCCTGGACCGTCTCAACTCGGTGACAGCGATGCTGGAGAAGAACCGCGACAACATCTCCAAGGCGTTACCGGGTCTGAAGAAATTCCAGATCACCGCCAGTGAAGCCGTCGCCAACGGGCCCTACTACAGCGCATACGTTCCCAACCTCGCATTGCCAGGTCTGGTTCAGCCGTTCTTCGACTATGCCTTCGGCTTCCGTGACGGTGACCCCTACCTACCCCGCGCGCGGATTCAGTGGCCCCGCAATGGGATTCCAGGGGGTTAATGGTGAACCGCTGGAAGCGCAACATTCTGCTCGCAGTGCTGACCCTCTGTCTGGTCGTCGGCTCAGCTGTCGTCGTGCGCCAATCATTCTTCGCGCCCACGACGATAACCGCCGACTTCGTCTCGGCAACCGGGCTGTACCCCGGGGACGAGGTTCGCATCGCCGGGGTGAAGGTCGGCAAGATCCGCGCCGTCTCTCCGCAACCCGATCGCGCCGTCGTCGTCATGGAGATCGACCACGGCGTGCGCGTGCCCGCCGATGCGAAGGCGGTGATCGTCGCGCAGAACCTGGTGGCCGCGCGTTACGTGCAGCTGGCTCCGCTCTACAAGCGCGGCCAACCGCAGATGGCCGACGGCGCCACCATCCCTCAGGAGCGCACCGCCGTGCCGGTGGAGTGGGATGAGGTCAAGACGCAACTGACCAGGCTCGCAACCGAGTTGGGCCCGACGAGTGAGTTGTCGGACACCTCCGTAAGCAGATTCATCGACAGTACGGCCGACGCGATGGCGGGCAACGGCGCAAAGCTACGGCAGACCTTCGCGCAGCTCTCGCAGCTTGCCCGCATCCTGTCCGACGGCAGCGGCGACGTCGTCGCAACGATCAAGAACCTGCAGACGTTCGTCACCGTGCTTCGCGACAGCAGTGAGGAACTCGTCCTGTTCGGCGACCGCCTTGCCACCTTCAGCACGGTGCTCGCAGACAGCAGAAGCGATCTCGACGCCACGATGAAAGAGCTCTCCGTGGCGGTTTCGGAAGTCCAGCGCTTCATCGCAGGTACCCGCGACAAGGCCAGCGAGCAGGTGGCGCGCCTCGCCAACGTGACACAGGTGCTGGCGGACCAGCGGTTGGATGTCGAGAACATTCTTCACATCGCACCGACGTCATTCGCCAACGCCTACAGCATCCTGAACCCCAACTATCCCGGCGCGGTCGGATCGTTCATCCTCAACAACATCTCCGACCCGCTCAGTTTCCTGTGCGGTGCGATCACGGGCGCGGCGAACGTGACCGCCGCGGAGTCGGGCAAACTCTGTGCGCAGTATCTCGGTCCGGCACTCAACACGGTAGGCCTGAACTACCTGCCGGTTCCGCAGAACTTCGCCCTCCAATCGACAGTCACCCCGGACAAGTTGATCTATACCGATCCAGCGCTGGCTCCTGGTGGTGTCGGACCGGTTGACCCGCCCGAACCTCCCCCAGCCGTGTCGGCGTATACCGGTGCCAGCGATGTCCCGCCTCCGCCAGGGTTCGCACCGCCGCCGGGTCCACTGCCCGCCGAGGCGCCACCGTCGGCCGAAGGGACGCCACCGTCATGAGCACACGCGCCCTCGCCCGTATGGTTTCCATCGCCCTCAGCGTCTCCCTCGCGGTGGCGTCATGTGGGTTCGGCGGCGTCAACTCCTTACCCCTGCCCGGTGCGGTGGCCAGCGGTTCCGACAACACCGTCTACCACGTTCACATCTCGAACGTCGGTACGCTGGAATCCAATTCACCGGTGATGATGGACGACGTCGTGGTCGGAAGCGTCGGCACCATCGGGGTGCAGGACTGGCATGCCATCGTCGAGGTGCGTGTCAAGCGCGATGTGGTCATACCCGCCAACGCGGTCGCCACTGTGGGCCAGACGAGCCTGCTCGGGTCGATGCACCTGGCACTGAATCCCCCGTTGGGCGAGGCCCCACAGGGCCGCCTGGAGCCAGGAGCCACGATAGGTCTGAACAGGGCGTCGACCTACCCCTCGACCGAACAAACCCTGTCGGCGCTGTCGTTCGTGGTCAATGCCGGCGGTCTCGGACAGGTGGGTGAGTTGATCCACAGCGCCTCGACGGCGCTTGCGGGCCGCGAGGGCGAAATCCGCCAACTGATCGCCCGACTCGATGCTGTTGTGGGAACCGTTGATGGACAACGGGACCGCTTCAATGCCGCGGTCGAAGCACTCAATCGTCTGATGGGCACCGTTGCCGCCGACAGGGACGACATCATCGACGCCTTGAAGACCATCCCGCCCGCCATGGACGTGCTGTTACGCGAACGCGCCCAGTTCGTCACCGCCCTGCAGAAACTCGGGCAGTTCAGCGACACCACGACCGACCTGATCAACCGCACCCAGGATGATCTCGTGCGCAATCTGAACAACCTCGGTCCCACATTGGCGTTACTGGCCGACCAGGCGCCCAAGGTTGCTCCCACGTTGGCCTACGCGCCGACATTCCCGCTCAGCCAGAACATGATCGACCGGGCTGTGCGCGGTGACTACTTCAACATCTGGGCGCAGATGGACATCAGCGTGCCACGGCTCAAGCGCACACTCTTCCTCGGGACACGGTGGGGGGATCCGAACGCGGCGTTGACGCCGGCCCCAGGCGAGCCCAATTACCTCAGCCACACCTATGAACCACCCGACCTCGCAATGCCTGCCCCACCAGCCGATGGCAGTACGCCAGGCCAGATCCCCAACGCCGTACCCTCGTCGGCCCCTGCTCCCGTCGCGCCGGTCGTGGCGCCTCCCGTTGCCACCACATCTGCGACCGGACCAAGTCCCATCTTCGCCGGCCCCTATCCGAACCCCGGCGGTCCCTGATGCTGACCAAAGGCGTCCGGATACAGCTCGCGATATTCACCATCGTGGGCGTTATCGGTATGGCCACCATGATCTTTGGGTACATGTCGGTACCCACCTGGATGGGAATCGCCCATATCACGGTGAAGGTCGAGCTGCCGGGGACGGGCGGCCTCTACCGGTTCGGCAACGTCACCTACCGCGGCGTACAGGTCGGCAGCGTCAGCAGCGTGACTCCGACGGCAACCGGTGCGGTGGCCGAACTGTCTCTGGCGTCGTCGCCGAAGATCCCCGCCAACGTCGAGGCCCATGTGCGCAGCGTGTCGGCCGTCGGCGAACAGTATGTGGATCTGATCCCGCGCGGCGGCGGGCCGCCGTTCCTGGCCGACGGGTCGGTGATCCAGCGACAGGACACGACCATTCCGCAGCGGGTCGGACCGATGCTCGACCAACTCAATGCGCTCGTGAAAAGCGTTCCCAAGGACAAGGTATCGGACCTCCTCGACGAGACGTTTCTGGCATTCAACGGGGCGGGTTACGACATCCAGTCGCTCCTGGACTCCGGGTCACGCATCGCCGCCGACGCCAACGCCACCGCGGCGGAAACCAGGACGCTCATCGACGACAGCGCGCCGCTGCTCGACTCGCAGGTACGCACCGCGGAGTCGTTGCGCACTTGGTCCGAATCGCTGAGCGTCGTGACAGGCCAGGTCGTGACCAACGATCCGGAACTGCGCAAGGTGCTGACCACCGGTCCCGACACCGCAGACGAGGCGGCCCGGCTCCTCGACCAGCTCAAGCCGACATTGCCTGTGCTGCTGGCGAACATGACCACAGTCGGTGAGATCGGCGTGACGTACAACCCGTCGCTTCGCCAGCTGCTGGTGCTGCTGCCGCCTTATGTCGCGGGCTTCGCCTCGATGTCCAGCATGAACAATCCCACCGGGATGTCGCTCGGTGCGTTCTCGCTGATGATGGCCGACCCGCCGGTGTGCACGGTCGGCTTCCTTCCGCCCTCGCAGTGGCGTTCGCCTGCCGACGAGACCACGATCGACACGCCGGACAATCTCTACTGCAAGCTGCCGCAGGACTCGCCGATCGCGGTCCGCGGCGTCCGGAACAACCCGTGCATGGGCCGGCCGGGCAAACGCGCCCCCTCGGTCGAGATCTGCAACAGCGACCAGGAATTCAAGCCCCTGGCGCTGCGTCAGCACGCCTTGGGGCCCTATCCGATCGACCCCAACTT
The nucleotide sequence above comes from Mycolicibacterium moriokaense. Encoded proteins:
- a CDS encoding MCE family protein translates to MSTRALARMVSIALSVSLAVASCGFGGVNSLPLPGAVASGSDNTVYHVHISNVGTLESNSPVMMDDVVVGSVGTIGVQDWHAIVEVRVKRDVVIPANAVATVGQTSLLGSMHLALNPPLGEAPQGRLEPGATIGLNRASTYPSTEQTLSALSFVVNAGGLGQVGELIHSASTALAGREGEIRQLIARLDAVVGTVDGQRDRFNAAVEALNRLMGTVAADRDDIIDALKTIPPAMDVLLRERAQFVTALQKLGQFSDTTTDLINRTQDDLVRNLNNLGPTLALLADQAPKVAPTLAYAPTFPLSQNMIDRAVRGDYFNIWAQMDISVPRLKRTLFLGTRWGDPNAALTPAPGEPNYLSHTYEPPDLAMPAPPADGSTPGQIPNAVPSSAPAPVAPVVAPPVATTSATGPSPIFAGPYPNPGGP
- a CDS encoding MCE family protein, whose amino-acid sequence is MLTKGVRIQLAIFTIVGVIGMATMIFGYMSVPTWMGIAHITVKVELPGTGGLYRFGNVTYRGVQVGSVSSVTPTATGAVAELSLASSPKIPANVEAHVRSVSAVGEQYVDLIPRGGGPPFLADGSVIQRQDTTIPQRVGPMLDQLNALVKSVPKDKVSDLLDETFLAFNGAGYDIQSLLDSGSRIAADANATAAETRTLIDDSAPLLDSQVRTAESLRTWSESLSVVTGQVVTNDPELRKVLTTGPDTADEAARLLDQLKPTLPVLLANMTTVGEIGVTYNPSLRQLLVLLPPYVAGFASMSSMNNPTGMSLGAFSLMMADPPVCTVGFLPPSQWRSPADETTIDTPDNLYCKLPQDSPIAVRGVRNNPCMGRPGKRAPSVEICNSDQEFKPLALRQHALGPYPIDPNLIAQGIPPDRRANPAEQIYAPVQGTPLPSGAVPSGTPPAGPPTPGSRNVPPVWPPPPPPTAVAQYDPRTGRYVGSDGQVYEQSDLAARPGPTDWRQMLPVG
- a CDS encoding MCE family protein — its product is MVNRWKRNILLAVLTLCLVVGSAVVVRQSFFAPTTITADFVSATGLYPGDEVRIAGVKVGKIRAVSPQPDRAVVVMEIDHGVRVPADAKAVIVAQNLVAARYVQLAPLYKRGQPQMADGATIPQERTAVPVEWDEVKTQLTRLATELGPTSELSDTSVSRFIDSTADAMAGNGAKLRQTFAQLSQLARILSDGSGDVVATIKNLQTFVTVLRDSSEELVLFGDRLATFSTVLADSRSDLDATMKELSVAVSEVQRFIAGTRDKASEQVARLANVTQVLADQRLDVENILHIAPTSFANAYSILNPNYPGAVGSFILNNISDPLSFLCGAITGAANVTAAESGKLCAQYLGPALNTVGLNYLPVPQNFALQSTVTPDKLIYTDPALAPGGVGPVDPPEPPPAVSAYTGASDVPPPPGFAPPPGPLPAEAPPSAEGTPPS